TTCGGCCATCTTGGAGACGGCAATCTGCATTACAATGTGTTCCCGGCAAAGGGGCGCGACCGCAGCGAATACGATGCGCTGCGCAAGCGTATTCAACACGACGTGCACGAGATGGTGGTGCGTCGCGGCGGGTCCTTCTCGGCAGAGCACGGGGTCGGGCGGCTCAAGACAGGGGATTTGCAACGATGGGGCGATCCGACGCGTCTGGCGGCGATGCGCGCGATCAAGGCCGCGCTCGACCCGCTGGGGATCATGAATCCCGGCGCGGTGCTGGCATGAGCCGTCTTGCCTGTTCCGCCCGCCGGACCTAGCCTCGCCCCATGCTGCGATATGTCGCCAAACGCCTGATCTCGCTGACGCTGAGCCTCGTTGTCGCCTCGATGGTGATCTTTCTGCTGGTCGAGATGGTGCCGGGCGATCCGGCGACTTACATGCTGGGCACCGGGGCGCAGCCCGACACTCTGGCGGCGCTGCGCGCGCAGCTCGGGCTCGATCAGCCGCTGCCGCTGCGCTATGCGCGCTGGGTCGGCAATGTGCTGAGCGGCGATCTGGGGCAGAGTTTCACCTATAAGACGCCGGTCACGGGCATGGTGCTGGACCGGATGCAGGTTTCGCTGCCCTTGGCCCTGATGGCGCTGACGATGGCCGTGCTGATCGCCTTTCCCATCGGGCTTTTCGCGGCCTCACGCCGCGGAGGGGCGGCCGATGCGGGGGTGATGGGGCTGACGCAGATTGGTATTGCGCTGCCGAATTTCTGGTTCGCCATGCTGCTGGTGCTGCTCTTTGCGGTGAAGATGCAATGGCTGCCCGCCGGCGGTTTCGCGGGCTGGAGCGATCCGGTCGCGGCGCTGCGCTCGCTTCTGCTGCCGGCCATCGCTCTGGCGCTGCCGCAGGCGGCTATTCTCGCGCGGGTGCTGCGCTCGGCGCTGATTGAGACGATGGATCAGGATTACATCCGCACCGCCCGCGCCAAGGGGCTGAGCAGAGGCAAGACGCTGCGCCGCCACGCGCTGCGTAATGCGCTGATTCCGGTTCTGACGATCATGGGGATGCAGTTTTCATTCCTTCTGGCCGGGGCGATCATCATCGAGAACGTGTTCTATCTGCCGGGTCTGGGCCGGATGATCTTTCAGGCGATTACGCAGCGCGACCTGATCGTCGTGCAATCCGCCGTGCTGGTGCTGGTCGCGGCGGTCATTGCGGTGACCTTCTTCGTCGATCTGAGCTATGCGGTTGTGGATCCGAGGCTGCGCGCGAAATGAGATGGACGCTCCTGATCGGTGCGGCTCTGGCGGGGCTGGCGGTGTTGGCGGCGGGGCTGTCATTTCTCTGGACGCCTTACGACGTCACCCAGATGGACGTGGCGAACAAGCTGCAACCGCCATCGGGTGCGCATTGGTTCGGCACCGACCATTTCGGGCGTGACATCCTGTCGATGGTGATGGTCGGGGCGCGCACCTCGATCGCCGTGGCGATGGTTGCGGTCGGGATCGGGATGGGTTTTGGCGTGCCTCTCGGCCTGATTGCGGCCGCGCGGCGGGGAAGCTGGCTGGACGAGATCATCATGCGCGGCAATGACCTGATCTTCGCCTTCCCGTCGCTGGTCATCGCGATCCTCATTACCGCGGCGTTCGGGCCGGGCGCGATCAACGCTATCATCGCCATCGGCATCTTCAACATTCCCGTCTTTGCCCGGGTGACACGGGGCGGAGCGATGCCGATCTGGACGCTCGATTATATCCGCGCGGCCCGCGTGGCCGGGAAGGGCCGGGCGCGGATCAGCGTGGAACATGTGCTGCCCAATATCGCCAATTTGCTGATCGTGCAGGGCACCATCCAGTTCAGCCTGGGCATCCTCGCCGAGGCTGGGCTGTCCTATGTGGGTCTCGGTGCGCAGCCGCCCACGCCAAGCTGGGGCCGGATGCTGGCCGAGGCGCAGACCTTTGTGACGCTGTCGCCCCATGTCGCGGTGATCCCGGGGCTGTGCATCGTGGCTACGGTGCTGGGGCTGAACCTGTTGGGCGACGGGTTGCGCGACGCGCTCGACCCCCGGTTGAAGGTGATGCAGGCATGATCGAGACGCGGAATCTCTCGGTCGCCATTCGCGGCACCCCGATCCTGCGCGACGTGGATCTGCGGCTGGAACCGGGGCGGATCACCGGGCTGGTCGGCGAATCCGGGTCGGGCAAGTCGATGACGGCGCTTGCGATCATGGGTCTGCTGCCGCGCGGGTCAAGGACGGGTGGCGAGGTTCTGCTGGATGGCGACGACCTTCTGTCGAAATCCGAGGCAGAGCTGTGCCGCATCCGGGGCAACCGCATCGGCATGATCTTCCAGGAGCCGATGACCGCGCTGAACCCGCTGATGACCATCGGCGACCAGGTGGCCGAGGTGCTGCGCATCCATCACGACACCCCGCGCGAGGCAGCGCTGAAGCGGGCGCGCGACCGTCTCGACCGCGTGGGTCTGCCCGAACCGCGCTTTCCGCTGTCGCTTTATCCGCATGAGCTTTCGGGCGGGCAGCGGCAACGCGTGGCGATCGCTCTGGCGATTGCCGAGGCCCCCGACCTGCTGATCGCGGATGAACCGACCACGGCGCTCGACGTGACCACGCAGGCGCAGATCCTCGATCTGCTGCGCGATCTTGTGCGGGATGAGGGGATGTCGCTGCTGCTCATCACCCATGATCTTGCGGTGGTGGCGGGGATCGCGGATCAGGTCGCGGTGATGAAGACCGGAGAGGTGGTCGAGGCGGGCGACACAGAGGCGCTGTTCCGCGCTCAGTCTCACCCTTACACGCGCGACCTCTTCGCCGCCTCGCGCCATGCGCCCGATCGGGTGCCGGTGGCCGAGGATGACAGCCCGATCCTTTCGGTGCGCGACGCGGTCCGCGAATATGTCCTGCCGCGCCCGTCTGCCTTTGCGGCGCATCCGGTGCTGCGCGCGGTGGACGGGGTGAATTTCGAGATACGGGACGGCGAGTCGGTCGGGCTGGTTGGCGAATCCGGCTGCGGGAAATCGACCCTGACCCGCGCGATACTCGGGCTCGATCCGTTGCAGGGCGGCGAGATCAAGCTGGGCGGAGAGAAGGTTCAGGCGGGGCACGCGATGAAGCCCTCGCTGCGCGCCAAGGTCCAGGTGGTTTTTCAGGACCCGTTCGGCAGCTTCGATCCGCGCTGGCGTGTGGACCGGCTGATCGCCGAGCCGTTCCATCTGACAGGCCGCCCGAGCGACTGGCGCGAGCGGGTGGCGCAGGCGCTGTCCGAGGTCGGTATCGATCCGGGCGCATCGCGCCGCTATGTGCATGAATTCTCTGGCGGGCAGCGTCAGCGGCTGGCCATTGCGCGCGCGCTGATTATCCGGCCGAGGCTGATCGTGCTGGATGAGGCCGTCAGCGCCCTCGACGTCAGGGTGCGGGCGCAGGTTCTGGATCTTCTGGCCGAATTGCGCCGCAGTCACGGCATGGCCTATCTGTTCATCAGCCATGATCTCGGCGTGGTGCGCGGGGTGACTGACCGGGTTCTGGTCATGGATAAGGGCAGGCTCGTCGAAACCGGGCCGACCGCGCAGGTCATGGACAGCCCCTCCCACCCGACGACGCAGCTTCTGATGGAGGCGATGCCGGAAATTCCGCCGGAATGGGCGGTTGGCTGAGCTTCCCTTCGGGCTCGCCCCGGTCTAGGCAAGCGGAATGAGATTGCCCGCATTCTCCCCCGATCAGGCCGAGGCCTGGGATACGCTCTCTGACGTGCTGGAGGGGGCCGGGATCGACCTCACCGCCGAAGAGATCCTGCCGCCGCAGCCCGGCAAGGCGCGGGTGATGGCGGTGATCGGCAAGGCGGGCTCGGGCAAGACGATGATCCTTGCCGCGCTGACCAGGGCCCTGCGCGAGGCGGGGGTCGAGCTGATCTCGGGCGATTACGAGGGCCGCAGGCGCAAGGATCGCCGCACTGTCGCAGTGCTGGCGCCAACCAACAAGGCGGCCTTCGTCCTTCGTATGCGCGGCGTGCCGGCGACGACCATCCACCGCATTCTTTATACGCCGGTCTATGACCCGGAATATGAAAAGATCGCCGACTGGCTGACCGGCACCGGGGACCGCCCGGCGATCGAGGGACTGACCGATCAGGCGCTCGACCGGGCCCGCGCATTCTATGACCTGCACGCATCGATCCCCGGCGCTCTGGCGGCGGCGGGGCTGCGCGGCTCGGATTTCATTCAGGGCTGGAAGCGCCGCGAGGACGGGCTGGATATCGGGCTGATCGACGAATCCTCGATGCTGGATCAGCGGCAATTCGAGGATCTGCGAGAAATCTTCCCGGTGCTGGTGCTGTTCGGCGACCCTGCCCAGCTTGCTCCGGTCGGGCAATCGGGGGAAATGGTGTTCGACGGGCTGGCTGCGCCGCAAAAGCTGGTGCTGAACCGCATTCACCGGCAGGCGGGGGACAGTCCGATCCTCGATCTGGCTCATGCGCTGTCGGATGAGAGCCTCGATTTCGCCGGGTTCGAACGGATGGTGCGCGCCGCCGCCGCCGCCGACCCGCGCGTGATCTGGGCCGAGCGGGTGGAATCCGATCTGATGGCGCGCAGCCCGGTGCTGGTCTGGCGCAACGCGACCCGCATCCGCCTGATCACGGCGTTTCGCGCCGCGCATGGCGCGCCCGGCGATGCCCTGCTGCCCGGAGAGCCGCTGATCTGCGATGGGCTGGAACTGCCCTTGAAGCACCGCAAGAAGCGCATCGACCTGGAGGCGCGGGGGCTCATCAAGGGGGCGCAGGTGGTTTATCTCGGCCCCGGCAAGAAGCCCGGCTTTTCCCGGCTGCATGTCATCGGGGCCGAGGAACCGCGCCTCTCGGCGGCCTCGATCGTGAAGATCGAGCTGCCGGACGAGGACGAGCCCTTCATCCCCTTCGCCGCCCGCATGGGGGCCAGTTTCCTGCACGGGGCGGCGGTGACGATTCACAAGGCGCAGGGCAGCCAGTGGCCCGATGTGCAGGTCTTCGGCCCCGATATTTCCGCCGCCGCATGGTCGGGCCGGTCCGAGGCGGGGATTCCGCTATGGAAGCGGCTCACCTATGTCGCAATCACCCGCGCGCAGGAGCGGCTGCACTGGGTCACGCGGGCGCGTCTGGCGCGCCCGTCGGGCGCGTTGAGCGTCGAGGATCTGGAAACTCCGGCGGCGCCGCTGGAACTTCAGGCCTCAGAGGACGCAGGCTGAACCGGCTCAGGCCCGACGGGCCGGAGTCTGCTTGTTCTGCAACGAGTCGATGCGGGTTTCCAGCCGCTCG
This genomic window from Paracoccus sediminicola contains:
- a CDS encoding ATP-dependent DNA helicase, with amino-acid sequence MRLPAFSPDQAEAWDTLSDVLEGAGIDLTAEEILPPQPGKARVMAVIGKAGSGKTMILAALTRALREAGVELISGDYEGRRRKDRRTVAVLAPTNKAAFVLRMRGVPATTIHRILYTPVYDPEYEKIADWLTGTGDRPAIEGLTDQALDRARAFYDLHASIPGALAAAGLRGSDFIQGWKRREDGLDIGLIDESSMLDQRQFEDLREIFPVLVLFGDPAQLAPVGQSGEMVFDGLAAPQKLVLNRIHRQAGDSPILDLAHALSDESLDFAGFERMVRAAAAADPRVIWAERVESDLMARSPVLVWRNATRIRLITAFRAAHGAPGDALLPGEPLICDGLELPLKHRKKRIDLEARGLIKGAQVVYLGPGKKPGFSRLHVIGAEEPRLSAASIVKIELPDEDEPFIPFAARMGASFLHGAAVTIHKAQGSQWPDVQVFGPDISAAAWSGRSEAGIPLWKRLTYVAITRAQERLHWVTRARLARPSGALSVEDLETPAAPLELQASEDAG
- a CDS encoding ABC transporter ATP-binding protein, with the translated sequence MIETRNLSVAIRGTPILRDVDLRLEPGRITGLVGESGSGKSMTALAIMGLLPRGSRTGGEVLLDGDDLLSKSEAELCRIRGNRIGMIFQEPMTALNPLMTIGDQVAEVLRIHHDTPREAALKRARDRLDRVGLPEPRFPLSLYPHELSGGQRQRVAIALAIAEAPDLLIADEPTTALDVTTQAQILDLLRDLVRDEGMSLLLITHDLAVVAGIADQVAVMKTGEVVEAGDTEALFRAQSHPYTRDLFAASRHAPDRVPVAEDDSPILSVRDAVREYVLPRPSAFAAHPVLRAVDGVNFEIRDGESVGLVGESGCGKSTLTRAILGLDPLQGGEIKLGGEKVQAGHAMKPSLRAKVQVVFQDPFGSFDPRWRVDRLIAEPFHLTGRPSDWRERVAQALSEVGIDPGASRRYVHEFSGGQRQRLAIARALIIRPRLIVLDEAVSALDVRVRAQVLDLLAELRRSHGMAYLFISHDLGVVRGVTDRVLVMDKGRLVETGPTAQVMDSPSHPTTQLLMEAMPEIPPEWAVG
- a CDS encoding ABC transporter permease — translated: MLRYVAKRLISLTLSLVVASMVIFLLVEMVPGDPATYMLGTGAQPDTLAALRAQLGLDQPLPLRYARWVGNVLSGDLGQSFTYKTPVTGMVLDRMQVSLPLALMALTMAVLIAFPIGLFAASRRGGAADAGVMGLTQIGIALPNFWFAMLLVLLFAVKMQWLPAGGFAGWSDPVAALRSLLLPAIALALPQAAILARVLRSALIETMDQDYIRTARAKGLSRGKTLRRHALRNALIPVLTIMGMQFSFLLAGAIIIENVFYLPGLGRMIFQAITQRDLIVVQSAVLVLVAAVIAVTFFVDLSYAVVDPRLRAK
- a CDS encoding ABC transporter permease, with amino-acid sequence MRWTLLIGAALAGLAVLAAGLSFLWTPYDVTQMDVANKLQPPSGAHWFGTDHFGRDILSMVMVGARTSIAVAMVAVGIGMGFGVPLGLIAAARRGSWLDEIIMRGNDLIFAFPSLVIAILITAAFGPGAINAIIAIGIFNIPVFARVTRGGAMPIWTLDYIRAARVAGKGRARISVEHVLPNIANLLIVQGTIQFSLGILAEAGLSYVGLGAQPPTPSWGRMLAEAQTFVTLSPHVAVIPGLCIVATVLGLNLLGDGLRDALDPRLKVMQA